One window of the Camelina sativa cultivar DH55 chromosome 1, Cs, whole genome shotgun sequence genome contains the following:
- the LOC104708154 gene encoding eukaryotic initiation factor 4A-6-like yields the protein MGAGKHKYQFIFLRKRPSNHKYQVGVFSATMPPEALNITRKFMSKPVMRILAKRDELKLEGIKQFYVNVEKEEWKLSTLCELHEIIAVTQSVTFVNTRRKVDWLTDKMRSRDHTVSATHGDMDQNTRDIIMREFRSSSGILITTDLLDRDIDVRQKVSLVINYDLPTQPENYLHRIGRSGTFGTKGVAINFVTDDDETVLSDIQKFYNVDIEALPENVADLL from the coding sequence ATGGGTGCGGGCAAACACAAGTACCAGTTTATATTCTTAAGAAAACGACCCAGCAACCACAAGTACCAGGTTGGAGTATTCTCAGCAACGATGCCACCAGAAGCTCTTAATATCACAAGGAAATTCATGAGCAAACCAGTGATGAGAATCTTGGCGAAACGTGATGAGCTCAAACTTGAAGGTATCAAGCAATTCTACGTGAACGTGGAGAAAGAAGAGTGGAAGCTCTCGACTCTCTGCGAACTTCATGAGATTATAGCTGTCACTCAGAGTGTCACCTTCGTCAACACTCGTCGTAAGGTTGACTGGCTCACAGACAAAATGAGAAGCCGTGACCACACAGTCTCAGCAACTCATGGAGACATGGACCAAAACACAAGAGACATCATCATGAGAGAATTCAGGTCTTCCTCTGGTATTCTCATCACAACTGATCTCTTGGATCGTGATATTGATGTGCGGCAGAAAGTCTCTCTGGTCATAAATTATGACCTCCCAACTCAGCCAGAGAATTACCTTCACCGTATCGGAAGAAGTGGAACTTTCGGGACAAAGGGTGTTGCAATTAACTTTGTGACTGATGACGATGAAACAGTGCTGTCTGATATTCAGAAGTTCTACAATGTGGACATTGAGGCGCTGCCTGAAAACGTGGCCGATTtgctgtga
- the LOC104708145 gene encoding uncharacterized protein LOC104708145 — protein sequence MRHPYHPQHPLMGGYRFHSDDDSDDDSDEDNSFARSGVIPPCTWCGEELFEETSHYGSYYYQCSLCNFGLCTPCVKNFPLPTISNPKSHHHSLTFLPRPLLVPCDACGLVERSDPSYVCFQCNYVVHKSCINLPRVIKLTRHSHRLSYTPFLPPKIIYSCRLCYKTIDNKYGQYSCNDDFCSYVVHSKCATHQTIWDGRELEWEPEELDETEDVAPFKIVGDDLIKYFCHEHNLKLEKYNGVRDKDKQCQACILHIDSRNFYNCTQCDFFLHEVCANLPRKLDHALHQHPLFLDPVPPKKSNFLTCVVCSRAFAGFSYKCACKGSCRRFQVDVRCILVAADHPFTHKSHERPLFIPISTVDKKALCGACKTTGADFYLQCTLCDFSLCYKCATVPDKLHYKYDALPLSLCYGEASNETYWCEVCEGKLDPSKWFYTCNKSYINIHLNCVFGSAAYMKSGYTFYNYHVTVKVLYNNCNTRPICRRCDGRCSSYVFLKLSDGTNFCSNDCLGLFIR from the coding sequence ATGAGACACCCTTATCACCCACAACATCCTCTCATGGGTGGCTACCGCTTTCATAGCGATGACGACAGCGATGACGACAGCGATGAAGATAATTCCTTCGCCCGCTCCGGTGTCATACCACCTTGCACTTGGTGTGGAGAAGAATTGTTTGAAGAAACTTCTCACTACGGATCTTATTACTACCAGTGTTCTCTCTGTAACTTTGGTTTGTGTACCCCTTGTGTCAAAAACTTTCCACTTCCTACTATATCCAATCCAAAAAGCCATCACCACTCACTAACTTTCCTTCCTCGACCACTTTTGGTTCCATGTGATGCCTGTGGGTTGGTAGAAAGATCGGACCCAAGTTATGTTTGTTTCCAATGTAACTATGTGGTCCATAAGAGTTGTATAAACTTACCACGCGTCATAAAACTCACCCGTCACTCTCATCGTCTTTCTTACACTCCTTTTCTCCCacccaaaattatatattcgtGTCGTCTTTGCTACAAAACAATTGACAACAAGTATGGGCAATATTCTTGCAACGATGATTTTTGCTCTTATGTAGTCCATTCCAAATGTGCAACTCATCAGACAATATGGGATGGGAGAGAACTCGAATGGGAGCCCGAAGAACTTGACGAAACTGAAGATGTTGCGCCATTCAAGATTGTTGGTGATGATTTGATCAAGTATTTTTGTCATGAACATAATCTAAAGCTTGAGAAGTACAATGGTGTTCGAGACAAGGACAAACAATGTCAAGCGTGCATCCTTCATATCGACTCACGCAATTTCTACAACTGCACGCAATGCGATTTTTTTCTACATGAGGTATGCGCAAATCTTCCGCGAAAGTTAGATCATGCATTGCATCAACACCCTCTTTTCCTTGACCCGGTTCCTCCAAAGAAGTCCAATTTCTTGACATGTGTGGTTTGTTCTCGAGCGTTCGCTGGTTTCAGTTACAAGTGCGCTTGTAAGGGTAGCTGCAGAAGGTTTCAGGTAGATGTTAGATGCATCTTAGTTGCTGCTGATCACCCTTTTACCCACAAAAGTCATGAACGTCCCTTATTTATCCCTATTTCTACCGTGGACAAAAAGGCTTTATGTGGGGCTTGCAAGACCACAGGTGCTGATTTCTATCTACAGTGTACTCTAtgtgatttttctttatgttataAGTGTGCCACCGTTCCAGATAAGCTACACTACAAATACGATGCACTTCCACTCTCCCTTTGCTATGGAGAAGCCTCAAATGAAACATATTGGTGCGAAGTATGTGAGGGAAAACTAGATCCAAGCAAATGGTTTTATACATGCAACAAATCTTACATCAATATCCACCTTAATTGTGTATTTGGATCCGCTGCTTATATGAAGTCAGGCTACACATTTTATAACTACCATGTGACGGTGAAAGTTCTATACAATAACTGTAACACTCGACCGATTTGCCGTCGATGTGATGGCCGCTGCTCGAGTTATGTATTTTTAAAGTTGTCTGATGGGACGAATTTTTGTTCTAATGATTGTTTAGGACTTTTTATTCGGTAA